One segment of Ignavibacteria bacterium DNA contains the following:
- a CDS encoding response regulator transcription factor, with product MSNEDIIRVAIIEDESVLRKGLAKRITADPRFVCTDVYSSAEALLAADFLDKIDVFLIDIGLPGISGITLIERLRALGVPGQMLMLTNFDDDANVRSAIMAGARGYLLKTTPPARLLDALEEIHVGGAPMNGSVARIIMNYLSDLPKPSALAILTDRERDVLAQLAERKQYKEIADELFMSIDTVRTHVRNIYSKLNVHRRSEAEVIFRGG from the coding sequence ATGTCAAATGAAGATATCATCCGGGTTGCGATCATCGAGGACGAATCAGTTTTGCGCAAGGGGCTTGCCAAACGCATCACAGCTGATCCGCGTTTTGTTTGCACCGATGTTTATAGTTCTGCTGAAGCACTCCTGGCTGCTGATTTCCTTGACAAGATCGACGTCTTCCTAATCGACATAGGCCTCCCGGGAATCTCTGGCATTACTCTCATAGAGCGGCTAAGAGCTTTAGGTGTACCCGGGCAGATGTTGATGCTAACCAACTTCGATGATGATGCCAACGTGCGATCGGCCATCATGGCTGGTGCACGTGGCTACCTGCTTAAGACGACTCCCCCAGCGCGTCTGCTTGACGCACTGGAGGAGATTCACGTTGGCGGGGCGCCGATGAACGGCTCCGTTGCTCGCATCATCATGAACTACCTGTCGGATCTGCCAAAGCCGAGCGCTCTTGCGATCCTAACAGATCGAGAGCGTGATGTACTGGCTCAGCTCGCTGAGCGGAAACAGTACAAAGAGATTGCTGACGAACTGTTTATGTCCATCGATACCGTGCGGACACACGTCCGCAACATCTACTCCAAGCTAAATGTCCATCGGCGCTCTGAAGCAGAGGTGATCTTCCGAGGTGGATGA